The window AGTGGGTTAAAAATAAAGCTGGGGAAAAATTTTGTTgggtcgaaaaaaaaaaatgacaaaaataatttcagtaaagaaacaaaaacaaacaaaaaggctaCTTTTTAAAACCCACACATTTGTGAGCGCTGGAAAAGTTCGAAACTCACAGTTTCCACTGGTAGATGGTGACAGGGGGGTTGGCGTCTGCCCGGCAGGTCAGCTGCACGTTCTGGCGGTTCAGGTACCAGTTGGCGTCGAAGCCTTCGATCTTTACCTCGGGTTCGTCTGTGGAGGGCGcacacaaggggggggggggttagattTGTCAGACAAATACACTTCTGCAGAATCTCCAGATTGAAAAAAATGGCAGGAATTTGCTTCCACTCAAAACAGACGTGTTGCATTCTGTCCTCGCTGGCTGGCTTCATACCAAAGTTCATACGGCGGTCTACTCGTCACAGTCTTATTTCAATTTGTCAACAACCGACACATTCAATTGACGCAATTGAATGTTGTCAGTTGCTATGTGCTCGTTTAACATGAAATGCACTTTGGTTTGTTTACTGAGAGCGAGAATAGAAATGTCAACGGTTTTTCGTTTTATCAAACATCAACATCATAAAATGAATGCCTTGTGTGTATTTATGTTATGCAACATGACTGTATGTTGCTTTGCccagaccaaaaaaacaaaaaaatcgcaaaaaaatatataaattgtaTCCCACCAAAATCGCAAATACATCTATATAAAAATGGCATTGTCCCCACAAACACCAACAAAATCGAATTTATATCTCGAAGAAAATGTTATATCCATTAAATCTCAACAAAATATCCACAATTTcaaaacccccccaaaacccCAATGAAAATGATTCTCACTCATTTGTGTGTGCCAATAAAAATGAGCTACATAATTTTAATTAGATAGCAATTATTGCTTGATTTTGAGCTCAGGCATCTTGGCCATCAAGAGTCAGATATCCATTAAAGTCTACAACAGTATTCTTGCTAGGATATTGAAAAATGGTGCTGATATTTAGAACAACTCTTGTGAACAAAGTATTGTTTTCTACTGTACAGTGTAAAAGTAAGTAAATTCAATGAAATCCTACAAATGCTGAAACtacctttttttccattaccTAGTACTATATATTCAAGCATGTATTGAATTTGTTCAAAAAGTAGGTCTTATTGCAGAAACTTCCAATGCAGCGGTGCAAAATGATTTGGTTCAGATTAAGAGGCTTTTGGCTCAGCATGTTTATTTAGTAGGAAGGGCGAGAGGGCAGCATATTCAGCTGCTCATTTGTGTCTCTGTTTGTTTGCGGAGGCGTCGCTGAGTTGACTTTCGTTGACTGTAAACTGAAGCCGGTGGGTCGCCTGACAACACGGCCAACGAGCGCCATAGGCCTCCAAGCACAGCAATTTGCTTCTGTTTGCTATGGGACAAACGGTACCAAAATGACTGATTAACTACTGTGCCACCTTTGACTACCAATTAGGGCATGGTAATTGATTCATTGCAATCTACTGTGGAAAGCACTCCTTTGCTGTAACTAACATGGGCTTTGTTGACCCAATTTGTGGTCAAAAGACGAACAACATGACGTTAGCTATGGGAAGCTAAGCTACTACATCCATCAGAACGTCCGTTATGTGCAGCCTTATTCTGCTCAATATCCACATTTTTATGGAAAAAGGAGCACAGAACATTCAATCCATTATTTAGATCATATGCTGAGGATGCAAATAGCCTAGACTACATTGGCGACAGGATTGTGGTTTCTGTTGGGGTAGCAGTGGCTCAGTCTGTCAGGACGAGTTTGGATCCCACTACTAATTTCTTGGCCATCGTTATTTAGATATTTGTAGCAATTGTCAGGATTTTTGCGATGATACAGACAAATCATGCGTGAAAGTTTGAAGGAGATGCTTACACTGCACATTGAGCACCACGCTGTCGGCGAACCTCTCGTTGCGGTACGTGACGATGCACGTCAGTTTCTGCTTGTGCGTCTCCCGGCCGGGCACGATCACGTAGTTGCTGCGCACCGTCACCGTTCCGTTCTGGTTGCGCGTCTCCTGGAAGGTGGCCTCGCCCTTTAGCCTGGTGTCCCACCTGATCACGCTGGGCGGCTTGCCGTTGGCCGACATGCACGTGGCCACCGTCATCTTGCGGCGCTGAGAGCGGGCCACGATGGTGGGCGTGGTCAAGGTCATGCGAGTCATGGGGCGAGCTGCGGAGACAAGGTAGCGGGGGCACAAAAGGCATCGACGTGTTCATGAAATAAGGCGCAGCGTTTCAAATTTCTGGTAAATTTACGGAACGTTTACGGTACATTTCCATGAGAAGTTAAGTTTGGGGGGACATAAGACATCCAAGTTATACGATCAAAAAGTATGACATTTCAACAGATTTATTTGTAAGTAGAACATCtcgttttaaatattttattgaacaatcAACGGGCTGATGATCCAAGACGTACGTCCGATCAGAGATATTTTGTTTCCCGTTAACTTCCTGCTCCATTCACAACAGCGTGACGCTTAACAGAATGAAAAATCTGAGCGCAATAACTGCTCGAAAAATGTGTTAATATAAAGTGAGGTAAACCTTTCAATTCCATCAAATGGAGGGTGGCTAAAATGAGCATTGCTTGCActtttattcttttctttttttttcaagagcaTTGTCATTGAATTCAAATTGAATCATCTTTGGATTATCCTCCATGAAACTTGCTTCATGAGTTTGCActcactacaaaaacaaaacttgtctttaaaaaaaaaaaaaaaaaaaacaacaagattgCACCAGTCAAGACTTGTCAAGTCCTCTAGTTCAAGTTCAAGACAAGTTGAGTCTCTTGCATACCACATCAAAGTCAAGTCTAAATTGGAGTCAGGCAATTCCCAAGTCTTAACATTGGTCAAGTCTGACTCGCgtgaagtcatgtgactcgagtcccccgCCTCTGGTAATttaaactcattaaaaaaaaaagagcgactATATGAAGTGCGTTACCTCCCAGTGGGGCGTGCTATCTAAGTAAGTAAAGCAGCTCTAATAAGGCAAAATGGTGCTGCTTCCTCAAAGCTAAAAAGCAAGTCCCGCAGATGGAGAAGCGATTCGGCCGGCCCAACATGCACACTCATCTTATTTGAATCCTTCGTGAGGTGCCAATTAGCAATCTACTCTTACGGCATCAAAAGGCAGGCTTGATCTGAACGAAATGCAAATAGGGAACACGCTTGCAGAGCTGCAAAAGCTCACcaagctcaaaaaaaaaaaataaaaaaaaaaaaaagcgctgaGAGCTCTTGGACTCAAAACGAACATTTAAGCGTCGTCTGGGAACAGGGGGCACTTTAGCTAAGTGCTTATTTCTTTCAAAGGAAAACACATCAACCCTTACTGATTTGTCTGATCAGATCTGTAATCAAAGACGCccacttctttgttttttcttttcttctgtgAACACGTTGTTCAAGTGTAAGCGAGCCTGAAGTGGTCTTAAAGATTTCAGCCTCGCCAGCCAATTTCATTGACCAAGGATATAGTGGTGCACCAATTGTGTTGGGTTAATGAAACGGGTGCGTGGCTTAAAGAATTAGGGAAAGCTGAagttacattcattcattcatcttccattccgcttctcctcactagtgtgctggagcctatcccagctatcttcaggcaagaggcggggtacaccctgaactggtcgccagccaatcgcagggcacatagaaacaaacaaccatccatccgcactcatattcacacctacgggaaatgttgagtattcaattaacctacccttcatgttttggggatgaaaaccggagtacccggagaaaacccacacaggcacggggagaacatgcaaactccacacaggcggggccggggattgaaccccagtcctcagaactgtgaggtagatgtcctaaccagtcgcccaccatgcctaAAAAGTTACATTATCTTCAAATTGTGTATACCAACCCAAATCTcaaaatatcttgttttttcaacaagaaaaaaaaaatcatttcaaacgatggaaaaaaaaatatgatacatGCCAATGATAGGGGCGTGGTAAGGGGAGCCATTGCTGAAAAAGTTTAGAAATGGTTACAACGGAAACCTAACGTAATTATATACTGAAGCTTGCAGCTTCACTCTAGCCGTTTCctgtttaaaaagaagaaaaaaaagtggttagAGGCATTCAAAGGGGGTGGCGTCACCCCAATAATCGCACTCCACCCGTGGCGGAGTCATTGGCGGCTGACACCAAGGTTGCGCTAACACAAACTGTGAAAAGTCTCTTTATACAAAATGCTTCAGAGCGGAGAAAGCAAGGCGATTCGCTGGAGGCGTTCAAAGGCAATGCGGCGACCATTCTTTAAACGCTTCACTCAATTGGAAGCTGTACCTTTGACCGCGCTTTATCTGACTCCGCCCCAAAAAATTCAAGCAAAAATAAGACTGATTCGACAAAGAAACCTTTGACCATAATTGCTGCTATTAAAAGAATGTTTCAGTAGCCCAACATTTGCTGAcactaaaagaaagaaaaggtttATGGAAGAAGCCTGTCGCTTGTGTTGAGGCTGGTGGTAAATATTCTTATAATGGGAAAGAGAATTTGTTCTCCTTTGGGAAAAAGCAacgtaatttgaaaccctaacccaaacttGTAACACTacgttgaaaccctaactcatgtttaaaaccctaaacctggtttaaaaccctaaattgaaactgtaaccctggtttgaaactcAAATTTTTGGGTAaaccggcttcctcccacattccataaaAGACGTGTGTTAGCTTtaccgaagactctaaattgtgaatgttCGTCCCCCAGCCGAACCTCCAATGGAAATTTATAGGAAACGTTCAGAAACGTTACGggaaatttaaaacatttacgcTAACGTTGGTATACTAATACAATGCTGTcttgaaatgaacatttgaaacCAGCTATGAGATTTAGCATGTCTACACTTAGGAAAATAAATACTACTGACTCGCTACCAAGGCAGATAGCTAGCATGGCTAGCATCCGCCCATTTCCACTCTGACGTTACTTCACAAAGCGAAAAAGAGCAGAGAAGTAGctattcattttctgagaagTACTTCAAATGTTGTGCTACATTTTGATTCAATtgcgaaaaaaaaacagctgtttttttttacccaaacacttcaaaacaccaTATTTTCGAGTTGGAATTGCAATACTGTGATACCGTAAAAcgtcaatatttttgctcacggtTATAATACCATCAAAATCTGATACTCACGCTCCCTGTACCATTACTACCGTCAGTTTTTGTCTCCAGGGCTAAAAACACATTATCACAGTCTGTCTACCTCCTGTAAATCCCTCTGGGACGTTCTTACCAAAGACGGTGAGGTTGACCATATTCTCGCGGTTGCCCGCCGGGAAGGTGGTGTACTCGCAGATGTACGCCGCCTCGTCGTACAGCTGCAGGTTGGAGAAGACGATGGTGGTGTCCTCCAGCGAGGGCGTGCGGTGGCGCACGGCCGCTTGCTTGAAGCTGACGCGTTCCTTGAAGGGCGCTAGCACGGAAACGCCCAGGGCCGGGTTGGCGATGGCCACGTTCTGCTTGGTGCCGTTGAGCAGCTTCTGCCAGGTCACCTGCGAGATCTTCACCGGCGGGTTGCTGTTGATGAAAATGCAGCGCAGCTCCACCTGGGAGCCCACAAAGCCCGACTTGCTCGAATCCATCTGGACCATCTGACCTTTGGGGAAAAACGGGGAGAATCATGAGGAACAGCGCTGAACTTCTTATGACGTCAAGTCGAAAGCTTCCAAAGGAttacatttgaaatttgaaaccttaacccaggcttgaaatccCACTTGAAAACCCTACACAAGGCTTGAAACAGTAACCCATGCTTCAATACGATTATGTTAGCATCCTAATAATACGACAATCTTGGCCAAATGTGATTTCATCCCGGTAAGATTCtgactttccttttttttttttttttcttgtcaagattgaaaaagtacaactttattctcataacacgaatatgaaatatgaatttgttaacatttgaacctttttttctttaaaacagtCAACTTTTTAATTCCCATTTCATTTAGGGGTACTGCTTgttgttatgtttaattggcattaGGATTATGAGAGGGCCCTttgaaaaatgtctcaaaacaagtttgagaaccccctGCTGTAGACTTGATGAGGATGTCACAATGACAAAAAGCGTGACCCTGGGATTCCCATTTAGGACATTTagcactcccacatcccaaaagttAGAGGATGGGACATGCATACACAGCGGCACGTTTAAAATGTAGGCCCATGCTAGTCGGGCACTAAAAGCCGAGGGAGGGTGGGTAGTAgttggtgtgtgtatgtgtatgtgtgtgtgtggggggggggcttcctACACTCAACCTCATTCGAGTCCGCCGGGGGTGCCGCTCCTGATGAGATGGGAGGTTCCCGGCGAGAAGTAATGCATGGCTAATGGACGGAGTTCGCAAGGACGATGAGCCGACGCTGGAGCCGAGTCGGCGTGTCGGCAGCGcacccaccccccacctccATCTTCCTCGTGCAGCGCCAAGGCTATTGCGCTTTTAATTACCTTTTACTTTCTCCCATGAACTGCCTGCGGCCGCTATTGACGCCACAGAGGCTTTTAATAAACACGACGGGAACATGCGCGTTGTATGGAAAAGAGAGCTATACCAGGTTAGTCCCATGTCTCTGGGCCCTTCTGGAGTTCACTTGTattcaaaaaaaggaaaacaatgatAATAAGAAccgtgtttttcttcagccatacAAAAGAAGTTAATTAAGTCTCTATTTACTCAAGTGCagatgggaggggggggggggggggggggggggatccacGAAGGGTTGGCCtttatttgtatgcattttcaaaataacaaagaatATTACCcggttattattattgtgttaaGTGAAAATGGGGTTTCAAAGGAGTTTAACACGAACAAACACGGACAACATTGTGCAGCGACCTCACGCCGATAGCTAATGAGAAAccaaaccctgatttgaaacccaaacactTGAATCCCTAACCTTTGTTTGATACCCTGCcccaatttaaaatacaaaacccAGGTTTGAAATCGTACTTTAAAACCTCAACCCAAGTTTGAAAACCCAACCCTAATCCTGATTTAAAAAACCTaagccttgtttgaaaccctaaccctgttttaaaagcCGAACTTAAAAACTCTGAAActgatttcaaaccctaacccatgtttgaaaccttaaccctggcttgaaacccttttttttttttttttgtattttcaatccCAACATTTGTTATAGTTACAACCTGCACTTGAaccactaatttgaaaccttaacttgaaaccctacattGAAACGCTAACCCAGTCTTAAAACCCAgacttgaaaacctaacccttgtttgataCCCTAacacaggcttgaaaccctaatttgaaaccctagcctTTATTAGTTAATTATCCTTACCCATCGTACTGAAACTGCTCTGTATGGACAATTGTGTGAATTACCGAGATTCTTTGTTGCATCCGTGTTTGTTTATGGGGATGTTGCAAGCAAACCGCTGGCCTGGCTTGCATATTACAGCACGCCGTCAAGTAaatgtacgtacgtacgtagcCACCCTTGCTACGACGACAGCTTGCTTCATCCCACATCTTTCTTTGCCCTTGATTTACGTTCACTTGCAGGTGAAGTCTGATGATGTCCCATTTCCtgaaccacccccccccccccccccccccaccccccacgaATCCCCCCCTGCGAGGTTTCGGATTTACAACCAGCTGTAATCAGCCAGAAGGTGCGGGCCATGACTAGCTGCAAGGGGAAAGTCCTGAGTTAACGACTCATAAAGCCACCGGTGAGTCATGTCGTAAAACCTGAAACTAAATATGTTGTGGTACCAAGCAAGTGGTGTACACCACTTGCAaaatttaaaccctaaccaagaCTTAAAACCCCAATTTAAAACCCTTACCAGGACTAAaacttgaaacactaatttgaaactcaAACCAGAcccgaatttgaaaccttaatttaaacCTGAAACCCAGGcttaaaaccttaatttgaaactctaacccagtTTTgagaccctaatttgaaaccttaacccagtCCTGAAAACTTAATTTGGCATCAtacaccttgaaacccta of the Phyllopteryx taeniolatus isolate TA_2022b chromosome 8, UOR_Ptae_1.2, whole genome shotgun sequence genome contains:
- the nectin1b gene encoding nectin cell adhesion molecule 1b isoform X4, with the translated sequence MQHSLKIVTARTWTFQLPSKKKTPCGNDASQSTGLGGGQMVQMDSSKSGFVGSQVELRCIFINSNPPVKISQVTWQKLLNGTKQNVAIANPALGVSVLAPFKERVSFKQAAVRHRTPSLEDTTIVFSNLQLYDEAAYICEYTTFPAGNRENMVNLTVFARPMTRMTLTTPTIVARSQRRKMTVATCMSANGKPPSVIRWDTRLKGEATFQETRNQNGTVTVRSNYVIVPGRETHKQKLTCIVTYRNERFADSVVLNVQYEPEVKIEGFDANWYLNRQNVQLTCRADANPPVTIYQWKLLNGSLPSNVEIKNNSLFFKGPVTYDLAGTYVCDATNGIGTRTGIVDVNITEFPNNQSGGDVIPPEQHSAGVAIGVAVGGVALLGAAAILLFVFLRRRQRTFKGDYSTKKHVFGNGYSKAGGGGGLPAHPPMPKNLQYPDDSDDEKKPTQTGGERDFDGEAEDLKRPYFTVDEGESRDYDERTLAFQYDAEPEITDDMISQTDGSVISKKEWYV